A stretch of the Elephas maximus indicus isolate mEleMax1 chromosome 3, mEleMax1 primary haplotype, whole genome shotgun sequence genome encodes the following:
- the DNAJB1 gene encoding dnaJ homolog subfamily B member 1, protein MGKDYYQILGLARGASDEEIKRAYRRQALRYHPDKNKEPGAEEKFKEIAEAYDVLSDPRKREIFDRYGEEGLKGGGPSGGSSGGANGTSFSYTFHGDPHAMFAELFGGRNPFDNFFGQRNGEEGMDIDDPFSGFPMGMGGFTNMNFGRSRPTQEPTRKKQDPPVTHDLRVSLEEIYSGCTKKMKISHKRLNPDGKSIRNEDKILTIEVKRGWKEGTKITFPKEGDQTSNNIPADIVFVLKDKPHNIFKRDGSDVIYPARISLREALCGCTVNVPTLDGRTIPVVFKDVIRPGMRRKVPGEGLPLPKTPEKRGDLIIEFEVIFPERIPQTSRTVLEQVLPI, encoded by the exons ATGGGCAAGGATTACTACCAGATACTGGGCTTGGCCCGCGGCGCCTCGGACGAGGAGATCAAGCGGGCCTACCGCCGCCAGGCGCTGCGCTACCACCCAGACAAGAACAAGGAGCCCGGCGCCGAGGAGAAGTTCAAGGAGATCGCCGAGGCCTACGACGTGCTCAGCGACCCGCGCAAGCGCGAGATCTTCGACCGCTACGGGGAGGAAG GCCTAAAGGGTGGCGGTCCCAGTGGCGGGAGCAGCGGTGGTGCTAACGGTACCTCTTTCAGCTACACGTTCCATGGAGATCCTCACGCTATGTTTGCTGAGCTCTTCGGTGGCCGAAACCCCTTTGATAACTTTTTTGGGCAGCGGAACGGGGAAGAAGGCATGGACATCGATGACCCGTTCTCTGGCTTCCCCATGGGCATGGGTGGCTTCACCAACATGAACTTTGGCCGTTCCCGCCCCACCCAGGAGCCCACCAGAAAGAAGCAAGATCCTCCCGTCACCCACGACCTTCGGGTCTCGCTTGAAGAGATCTACAGCGGCTGtaccaagaaaatgaaaatctcccACAAGCGACTGAACCCCGATGGAAAGAGCATTCGCAATGAAGACAAAATCTTGACCATTGAAGTGAAGAGGGGGTGGAAAGAAGGAACCAAAATCACCTTCCCCAAGGAAGGAGACCAGACTTCCAACAACATTCCAGCTGACATCGTCTTTGTTTTAAAGGACAAGCCGCACAATATCTTTAAGAGAGATGGCTCTGACGTCATTTACCCAGCCAGGATCAGCCTTCGGGAG GCTCTTTGTGGCTGCACGGTGAACGTCCCCACTCTGGACGGCAGGACCATACCCGTCGTGTTCAAAGACGTCATCAGGCCTGGCATGCGGCGAAAAGTTCCCGGAGAAGGCCTCCCCCTTCCTAAAACACCGGAGAAACGCGGGGATCTTATTATTGAGTTTGAAGTGATCTTCCCTGAAAGGATTCCCCAGACATCAAGAACCGTACTTGAGCAGGTTCTTCCAATATAG